A section of the Synergistaceae bacterium genome encodes:
- a CDS encoding GatB/YqeY domain-containing protein → MGLVTKVAADLVLAMKAREELKLSVLRMLKAEFQKAQADRGKAVPLTEEDALTLVRRLIKQRREAAEQYEAAGVSARAQEELKEAAVLEEYLPAQLGDEELDALIRAAGEKAGVASPKDMGKLMKVLMPEVAGRADGKRVKERATQYLSSLV, encoded by the coding sequence ATGGGACTTGTGACGAAAGTTGCCGCCGATCTGGTTCTTGCCATGAAGGCGCGGGAAGAATTGAAATTGTCCGTTTTGCGTATGCTGAAGGCCGAGTTCCAAAAAGCCCAGGCCGACAGGGGCAAGGCTGTGCCGCTGACGGAAGAAGACGCGCTGACGCTGGTGCGGCGCCTCATCAAACAGCGCAGAGAAGCCGCGGAACAATATGAGGCCGCGGGGGTTTCTGCGCGTGCACAGGAGGAGCTGAAAGAAGCCGCCGTTCTGGAGGAGTACCTTCCCGCCCAGCTTGGCGACGAGGAACTGGACGCTCTCATCCGGGCCGCGGGGGAAAAGGCGGGCGTCGCCTCCCCGAAGGATATGGGCAAACTGATGAAGGTTCTGATGCCTGAAGTGGCCGGCCGTGCCGACGGAAAACGCGTAAAGGAACGAGCGACGCAGTATTTGTCATCACTGGTGTGA
- a CDS encoding TetR/AcrR family transcriptional regulator, which translates to MAKDDVTIFEVLGRQYILPYTSIGNQTKEHILIEATILFAMNGYSAVSMRDIAVKVGLTPGALYNHFAGKEELWDAVLDHGIELYFLYHRHLEEELEKAKTFEEMLDIMFSEPKQMKNMFTCYAFGLIQTEQFRNKRAGELFNDVLLKFGRDFTRQWLDRCVERGMVEPFDTFTVASMFVHTVMIGISLRVQESLDRTIPCKIDTLFEKLKQFILSSVGKTKT; encoded by the coding sequence GTGGCAAAAGATGATGTTACAATTTTTGAAGTTTTGGGCCGACAATATATTCTGCCGTACACTTCCATTGGCAATCAGACAAAAGAACACATCCTGATTGAAGCCACGATTCTTTTCGCCATGAACGGATACTCCGCGGTGAGCATGAGGGACATCGCCGTGAAGGTTGGCCTTACTCCCGGCGCGCTGTACAATCATTTCGCCGGCAAGGAGGAATTGTGGGACGCCGTTCTGGATCACGGGATAGAACTGTATTTTCTGTACCACAGGCACCTTGAAGAAGAACTGGAGAAAGCGAAAACCTTCGAGGAGATGCTGGATATTATGTTCTCGGAACCCAAGCAGATGAAAAACATGTTCACCTGTTACGCTTTTGGGCTCATCCAGACGGAACAGTTCCGTAACAAGCGGGCAGGGGAGCTTTTCAACGATGTTCTGTTAAAATTCGGACGGGACTTCACCCGACAATGGCTGGATCGATGCGTGGAACGGGGTATGGTGGAACCCTTCGACACGTTTACGGTGGCTTCGATGTTCGTTCACACCGTGATGATCGGAATCTCGCTCAGAGTGCAGGAAAGCCTGGACCGGACAATTCCCTGTAAAATTGATACGTTGTTCGAAAAGCTGAAACAATTTATTTTAAGCTCTGTGGGGAAAACGAAAACTTAG
- a CDS encoding histidine triad nucleotide-binding protein — protein MSDCIFCKIAKGEIPVDFIYRDDSVVVIRDASPQAPVHLLVIPVQHIVSAAEADDPNIWTLVMGRAVETARSMGLEKEGFRMVINTGVQGGQTVPHLHLHLLSGRNFGWPPG, from the coding sequence ATGAGTGATTGCATTTTCTGCAAAATAGCGAAGGGCGAAATTCCTGTGGATTTTATCTACAGGGATGATTCCGTCGTTGTGATTCGCGATGCTTCTCCACAGGCTCCTGTGCATTTGCTTGTCATTCCCGTGCAGCACATCGTATCCGCCGCCGAGGCAGACGACCCGAATATCTGGACCCTGGTCATGGGCAGGGCGGTGGAGACCGCCCGCAGTATGGGACTCGAAAAAGAGGGGTTCCGCATGGTCATCAATACGGGAGTGCAGGGCGGACAAACGGTGCCGCATCTTCATCTGCACCTTCTGTCGGGGCGTAATTTTGGCTGGCCGCCGGGTTAG
- a CDS encoding redoxin domain-containing protein, which produces MGKRYHSGSVVDDFSFTTPWGGEKQFSSAGAGKKKVLYFLRYYGCNLTKLAFREIAGDFARFAEKGVQVWVAIQSSTETVRSEIKEGEFPFEIICDPEGTLYRLFDIGYLHIGFFIKGLAGTPPRDPTLEKQFRDKMEKANALGITHGIYEGCEQQLPAVFVIDENRTILLAHYARDLSDLPETEELLKAL; this is translated from the coding sequence ATGGGCAAACGGTATCATTCGGGAAGTGTCGTCGACGATTTCAGCTTCACCACGCCCTGGGGGGGAGAAAAGCAGTTCTCTTCCGCCGGCGCGGGGAAAAAGAAAGTGCTCTATTTTCTGCGTTACTATGGCTGCAATCTGACAAAACTCGCGTTTCGCGAGATCGCCGGGGATTTTGCCAGGTTCGCTGAAAAAGGAGTACAGGTCTGGGTGGCAATTCAGAGTTCGACGGAAACGGTCCGTTCCGAAATCAAAGAGGGGGAATTTCCCTTCGAAATCATTTGCGACCCCGAGGGAACGCTCTACCGTCTCTTCGATATCGGATACCTCCACATTGGATTTTTCATCAAGGGACTGGCCGGAACGCCTCCCCGGGACCCGACGCTCGAAAAACAGTTTCGGGACAAAATGGAGAAGGCCAACGCTCTGGGCATCACTCACGGCATATATGAAGGCTGTGAACAACAGCTCCCCGCCGTTTTTGTCATCGACGAAAACCGAACGATACTGCTCGCTCACTACGCGCGGGATCTTTCGGACCTGCCGGAGACTGAAGAACTGCTGAAAGCCCTCTGA
- the rpsU gene encoding 30S ribosomal protein S21 — protein MTTVIRKDGESLEDALRRFKREVSKVGTLREARKREHYEKPSDAKKLKRAEAARKRRSSRSRG, from the coding sequence ATGACGACGGTCATTCGTAAGGATGGAGAAAGCCTGGAGGATGCTCTGCGCAGATTCAAACGAGAGGTTTCGAAAGTAGGAACACTCCGTGAAGCGCGAAAAAGAGAGCATTACGAAAAGCCCAGCGACGCCAAAAAGCTGAAGCGGGCCGAAGCTGCCAGGAAGCGCAGGAGCAGCAGATCAAGAGGATAA